Proteins encoded together in one Flavobacterium keumense window:
- the thrA gene encoding bifunctional aspartate kinase/homoserine dehydrogenase I, with translation MKILKFGGKSLSNGEGLDKVVAIILDKVNQGEKIAVVVSARGNATDELEDLLSIAAKNESYKPLLEQFKLEQQNGFADVDLTEEFNVLEKLFEGVSLIGDYSSKIKDQILSIGEVLSAKLLTAILVKNGVNARFADSRELIKTDSKFGDAQPIEQASKKNVVQYFKENDDAVNIVTGFIASNAKNVTTTLGRNGSNYTASLIANYLNAEELQNYTHVDGIYTANPDLVPDAKKIDYLTFNEANELANFGATILHAKTIIPLLEKNIPLRILNTFNHENKGTLIRSTASKEGIKTLSVLENVALVNLEGRGLLGKTGVDARIFKVMGDNDISVSIISQGSSERGIGLVVAADKASTAMIQLEKEFENDFYSKDVNKISVTDNVSVISIIGQDLSTFHKPYTALIRNKIVPILFNNTVTGKNVSLVVKKSELNRALNVIHGEIFGVSKKINIAIFGHGLVGGTLINQILESATAIEKRKDVKLNIFAIANSKNVLLNKNGVTPNWKNEIQNKGTLYSIQDVIDYANENHLENLIAIDNTASADFVENYIPLIESSFDLISSNKVANTLSYSFYKKLRKVLADNQKTYLYETNVGAGLPLIDTIKLLHLSGENITKIKGVFSGTLSYLFNNFSAKDVPFSEILKEAIDNGYTEPDPREDLCGNDVGRKLLILARELDLQNEFEEIAIQNLIPEHLREGSASEFLTKLKEFDAVYAKIKEEQEPNHVLRYIGELSGDLQSDKGNLEVKLVSVPSDTALGGLKGSDSFFEIYTESYGDRPIVIQGAGAGSAVTARGVFGDILRLSDKG, from the coding sequence ATGAAGATCTTAAAATTTGGAGGAAAATCATTATCTAACGGCGAAGGATTAGATAAAGTAGTCGCAATTATTTTAGATAAAGTGAACCAAGGTGAGAAAATTGCCGTGGTGGTTTCCGCACGTGGGAATGCTACAGACGAGTTGGAAGACCTATTGTCTATTGCAGCTAAAAATGAAAGTTATAAACCCTTGTTAGAACAATTCAAACTAGAACAACAAAATGGGTTTGCTGATGTTGATTTGACCGAAGAATTTAATGTTCTCGAAAAATTATTTGAAGGCGTAAGCTTAATTGGAGATTACAGCAGTAAAATTAAAGACCAAATTTTGTCGATTGGCGAAGTGCTTTCTGCAAAATTACTGACGGCTATTTTAGTTAAAAACGGCGTAAATGCTCGTTTTGCAGATAGTAGAGAATTGATTAAAACGGATTCGAAATTTGGTGACGCACAACCTATCGAGCAAGCTTCTAAGAAAAATGTGGTGCAGTATTTCAAAGAAAATGATGATGCCGTAAATATTGTAACTGGTTTCATTGCTTCGAATGCTAAAAATGTAACCACCACTTTAGGAAGAAACGGAAGTAATTATACGGCTTCGTTAATTGCTAATTATTTGAATGCAGAAGAGTTACAAAACTATACACACGTTGACGGAATTTACACGGCGAATCCTGATTTAGTTCCTGATGCGAAGAAAATCGATTATTTGACGTTCAACGAGGCAAATGAGTTGGCTAATTTTGGGGCAACCATTTTACACGCTAAAACGATTATTCCCTTATTAGAAAAAAACATTCCACTTCGTATTTTGAATACTTTCAATCACGAAAATAAAGGAACTTTAATTCGTTCTACAGCGAGTAAAGAAGGAATCAAAACACTTTCGGTGCTGGAAAATGTGGCTTTGGTCAATTTAGAAGGACGCGGATTACTTGGTAAAACAGGTGTCGATGCCCGAATTTTCAAAGTAATGGGCGATAATGATATTAGCGTAAGTATCATTTCGCAAGGTTCTTCTGAGCGAGGAATTGGCTTGGTAGTAGCTGCCGATAAAGCCAGTACAGCAATGATTCAGTTGGAGAAAGAATTTGAAAATGATTTTTATTCCAAAGATGTAAATAAAATTTCGGTGACCGATAATGTTTCGGTAATATCGATTATCGGACAAGATTTGAGTACTTTCCACAAGCCGTACACCGCTTTGATTAGAAATAAAATTGTTCCGATTTTGTTCAACAACACTGTTACAGGTAAAAACGTGAGTTTGGTAGTAAAGAAATCCGAATTGAATCGTGCCTTGAACGTAATTCATGGGGAGATTTTTGGAGTTTCTAAAAAAATCAACATTGCCATTTTTGGTCACGGATTGGTTGGTGGTACTTTGATTAACCAAATTTTAGAATCGGCTACCGCTATTGAGAAACGCAAAGATGTAAAGTTGAATATTTTTGCTATCGCCAATTCTAAAAACGTATTGCTGAATAAAAATGGAGTGACTCCGAATTGGAAAAACGAAATTCAAAATAAAGGAACTTTATATTCTATCCAAGATGTCATTGATTATGCCAATGAAAATCATTTGGAAAACTTAATCGCTATTGATAATACGGCTAGTGCTGATTTTGTTGAAAATTACATTCCGTTGATAGAAAGTAGTTTTGACTTAATTTCGTCAAATAAAGTGGCGAATACCTTGAGTTATAGTTTTTATAAAAAACTGCGTAAAGTATTGGCAGACAATCAAAAAACCTATTTGTATGAAACCAATGTGGGTGCTGGTTTGCCTTTGATTGATACGATTAAATTATTGCATCTTTCAGGAGAAAATATTACTAAAATTAAAGGGGTGTTTTCAGGAACATTGAGTTATTTATTCAATAATTTCTCAGCCAAAGACGTTCCGTTTAGTGAGATTTTGAAAGAGGCTATTGACAACGGTTATACCGAGCCAGATCCAAGAGAAGATTTATGCGGGAACGATGTGGGTAGAAAATTATTAATTTTGGCGCGTGAATTGGATTTACAAAACGAATTTGAAGAAATTGCTATTCAGAATTTAATTCCGGAACATTTACGAGAAGGAAGTGCTTCTGAATTTTTGACAAAATTGAAAGAATTTGATGCTGTTTATGCCAAAATAAAAGAAGAACAAGAGCCGAATCACGTATTGCGTTACATTGGCGAATTGTCAGGTGATTTGCAAAGTGACAAAGGAAATTTAGAAGTAAAACTAGTTTCTGTTCCTTCAGACACTGCTTTGGGTGGATTGAAAGGATCGGATTCATTCTTCGAAATTTATACTGAGTCGTATGGTGATAGACCGATTGTAATTCAAGGAGCCGGAGCTGGATCGGCAGTAACGGCAAGAGGTGTTTTTGGAGATATTTTGAGATTGTCAGACAAAGGATAA
- a CDS encoding DUF2007 domain-containing protein — MKPIFNGSYFEAMNVKNILADNDISVFVQNEYMATIEPWVVTAAGFNPVILQVSEDDFEVAKQIVDDYRKQNSTE, encoded by the coding sequence ATGAAACCTATATTTAATGGTTCTTATTTTGAGGCAATGAATGTGAAGAACATATTAGCAGATAATGATATTTCTGTTTTTGTTCAAAATGAATATATGGCCACTATAGAACCTTGGGTAGTAACTGCTGCTGGATTTAATCCTGTAATTTTGCAAGTGAGCGAAGATGATTTTGAAGTTGCAAAACAAATAGTAGATGACTATCGCAAACAAAATTCAACTGAATAA
- a CDS encoding OsmC family protein — MKITLERVNENFHFQMQNERGHIVDVDARPAFGGNDMGPSPMELVLMGVAGCSGIDMISILKKQRQEITSFKAEVEGERVPVGEANPFKTIHIVFFLEGPINEDKAARAAKLSFEKYCSVSKTLEPTATILYKVVLNGVELAN, encoded by the coding sequence ATGAAAATAACATTAGAAAGAGTAAACGAAAACTTTCATTTTCAAATGCAAAATGAAAGAGGTCATATTGTAGATGTAGATGCTCGTCCTGCTTTTGGAGGAAATGATATGGGACCAAGTCCAATGGAATTGGTTTTGATGGGAGTAGCCGGTTGTAGCGGAATTGATATGATTTCGATTTTGAAAAAACAACGTCAAGAAATTACTTCTTTTAAAGCTGAGGTAGAAGGAGAGCGCGTACCTGTAGGTGAGGCAAATCCTTTTAAAACAATTCACATTGTTTTCTTTTTAGAAGGCCCAATCAATGAAGATAAAGCGGCTAGAGCGGCCAAATTATCATTTGAAAAATATTGTTCGGTTTCCAAAACTTTGGAACCTACCGCAACCATTCTTTATAAAGTAGTGTTGAATGGTGTGGAATTAGCGAATTAA
- a CDS encoding trans-sulfuration enzyme family protein: MNEHDFGFETQAIRGQLERTQYLEHSVPLYLTSSFVFEDAEDMRASFADEKERNIYSRYSNPNTIEFINKVCQMEGAETGFAFASGMAAVYSTFAALLKSGDHIVSASSVFGATHSLFVNYFPKWNIETTYFDLSQPETIESCIQPNTKILFAESPTNPAVDIIDLELLGKIAKKHNLILIIDNCFATPYLQQPIKWGADLVVHSATKLMDGQGRVLGGITVGRADLIKDIYLFSRLTGPTLSPFNAWVLSKSLETLAVRLERHCENALKVAEFLENHPQVNKVKYPFLKSHPQYAIAQKQMKLGGNIVAFEIKGGIEAGRAFLDKIKLCSLSPNLGDTRTIVTHPASTTHSKLTVEERLAVSITDGLVRISIGLETVADVIADLEQALS; encoded by the coding sequence ATGAACGAACACGATTTTGGTTTTGAAACCCAAGCAATACGCGGTCAATTAGAAAGAACACAATACTTAGAGCATTCTGTGCCTTTGTACTTAACCTCTAGTTTTGTTTTTGAAGATGCCGAAGATATGCGTGCTTCTTTTGCAGACGAAAAAGAGCGCAATATTTACAGCCGTTATAGCAATCCAAATACGATTGAATTTATCAATAAAGTGTGCCAAATGGAAGGCGCCGAAACTGGTTTTGCTTTTGCATCGGGTATGGCAGCTGTGTATTCTACTTTTGCAGCCTTATTGAAATCAGGAGATCATATCGTTTCGGCGAGTAGTGTTTTTGGGGCAACCCATTCCTTGTTTGTCAATTATTTTCCAAAGTGGAATATTGAAACCACTTACTTTGATTTATCGCAACCAGAAACGATTGAGAGTTGTATTCAACCCAATACTAAAATTTTGTTTGCTGAGTCGCCAACGAATCCTGCGGTAGATATTATCGATTTGGAATTATTAGGAAAAATTGCCAAAAAACACAATTTAATTTTAATCATTGACAACTGTTTTGCAACGCCATATTTGCAACAACCTATCAAATGGGGAGCGGATTTGGTGGTGCATTCTGCTACTAAATTGATGGACGGTCAAGGGCGTGTTTTAGGAGGGATTACCGTAGGTAGAGCTGATTTGATTAAAGATATTTATCTTTTTTCTCGATTAACAGGACCTACTTTGTCTCCGTTCAATGCTTGGGTATTGTCAAAAAGTTTGGAAACATTAGCCGTTCGTTTAGAGAGACATTGCGAAAATGCCTTGAAAGTAGCCGAGTTTTTAGAAAACCATCCACAAGTAAATAAAGTAAAATACCCGTTCTTGAAATCGCATCCGCAATATGCCATTGCGCAAAAGCAAATGAAATTAGGCGGTAATATTGTAGCGTTTGAAATCAAAGGCGGAATCGAAGCCGGAAGAGCTTTTTTGGATAAAATCAAATTATGTTCGTTGTCACCTAATTTAGGAGATACCAGAACGATTGTAACGCATCCAGCATCTACTACACATAGTAAACTAACTGTTGAAGAACGTTTAGCAGTAAGCATTACCGATGGTTTGGTACGTATTTCTATTGGTTTAGAAACGGTTGCTGATGTAATTGCTGATTTAGAACAAGCCTTGTCTTAA
- a CDS encoding RrF2 family transcriptional regulator, giving the protein MLSKKTKYGIKALTFLARQENQTPVQIAEIAKSENISIKFLESILLLLRHSGFLGAKKGKGGGYYLIKDPKEINMAKVYRILEGPIALLPCASHNFYEKCDDCTDEASCAVRKLMMEVRDNTLMILENNTLADIAF; this is encoded by the coding sequence ATGCTCTCTAAAAAAACAAAATACGGAATTAAAGCATTGACTTTCTTGGCACGCCAAGAGAATCAAACGCCTGTGCAAATTGCTGAAATCGCTAAGAGCGAGAACATTTCGATTAAGTTTTTAGAAAGTATTTTGTTATTGTTGCGTCATTCGGGTTTTTTGGGTGCCAAAAAAGGAAAAGGTGGTGGGTATTATTTAATTAAAGACCCGAAAGAAATTAATATGGCAAAAGTGTACCGCATTTTAGAAGGACCTATTGCTTTATTGCCTTGTGCTAGTCATAATTTCTATGAAAAATGTGATGATTGTACTGATGAAGCAAGTTGTGCAGTTAGGAAATTAATGATGGAAGTTAGAGATAATACTTTGATGATTCTGGAGAATAATACACTTGCGGATATTGCATTTTAG
- a CDS encoding sulfite exporter TauE/SafE family protein, translated as MNFEIGFVVAGLVVGFIVGLTGVGGGSLMTPILLWFGIPPTTAVGTDLLYAAFTKTGGIFVHHKKKNIDWAITGWLSLGSIPAALITLWILHSIESDISGINSIIKHSLGWALLFTSIAIIFKKRLLAFSQKHAGDKFHSESRTQNLLTVAIGVVLGATVTLTSIGAGALGTVTLFFLYPLLPTPRLVGTEIAHAVPLTLVAGLGHATMGNLNLELLGQLLMGSLPGIYVGSTLSGKVPDLFLRNAIAIMLFFVGYKLVF; from the coding sequence ATGAATTTTGAAATTGGATTTGTAGTCGCTGGTTTAGTAGTCGGTTTTATTGTAGGTCTTACTGGAGTAGGTGGTGGTTCTTTAATGACCCCTATTTTATTATGGTTTGGAATTCCTCCAACTACAGCCGTAGGAACTGACTTATTATATGCTGCCTTTACTAAAACAGGAGGGATATTTGTACATCATAAAAAGAAAAATATCGATTGGGCTATCACAGGTTGGCTTTCGTTAGGGAGTATTCCAGCAGCACTAATTACACTGTGGATTTTACATTCTATTGAAAGTGATATTTCTGGAATTAATTCCATAATTAAACACAGTTTAGGTTGGGCTTTACTATTTACATCAATAGCAATTATTTTCAAAAAAAGACTCTTGGCTTTTTCTCAAAAACATGCGGGTGACAAATTTCATAGCGAGAGTAGAACTCAAAATTTATTAACCGTTGCAATTGGGGTAGTATTGGGAGCAACTGTTACACTTACTTCAATCGGAGCAGGAGCTTTAGGAACTGTAACTTTGTTTTTCCTTTATCCCTTATTGCCTACTCCCCGACTTGTGGGAACCGAAATTGCACACGCCGTACCTCTAACCCTTGTTGCTGGTTTGGGTCATGCTACCATGGGGAATTTGAACTTAGAACTTTTAGGACAATTATTAATGGGTTCTCTACCCGGAATCTATGTGGGTAGCACTTTAAGTGGTAAAGTTCCTGATTTATTTTTGCGAAATGCTATTGCCATTATGCTCTTCTTTGTAGGTTATAAATTAGTGTTCTAA
- a CDS encoding phosphoadenylyl-sulfate reductase: MSIATVQLLLDKTKDFSIEETLAFLANEYPNQVVFSTSFGQEDQVITDLIGKNQLPIAVFTLDTGRLFQETYDVFHKTLKKYKTEIKTYFPDTTAVEALLNQKGPNSFYESVENRKECCFIRKVAPLTKALQGNAIWITGLRAEQSENRSDLNFFEYDAHFDIIKFNPLLKWTLKEVEEYLEKNNVPQNSLHKQGFVSIGCAPCTRAILPGEDIRAGRWSWESSHKECGLHQK, translated from the coding sequence ATGAGCATAGCTACAGTACAATTATTATTAGATAAAACAAAAGACTTCTCTATCGAGGAGACGCTTGCTTTTTTGGCCAATGAATATCCAAATCAAGTGGTTTTTTCTACTTCTTTTGGGCAAGAAGATCAGGTGATTACCGATTTGATTGGTAAAAATCAGTTGCCAATAGCGGTTTTTACTTTAGATACAGGGCGTTTGTTTCAAGAAACATACGATGTGTTTCATAAAACATTAAAAAAATACAAAACCGAAATCAAAACCTATTTTCCTGATACAACTGCGGTAGAAGCTTTGTTGAATCAAAAAGGGCCGAATAGTTTTTATGAATCGGTAGAAAATAGAAAAGAATGTTGTTTTATTCGAAAAGTAGCGCCTTTGACGAAAGCTTTACAAGGCAATGCGATTTGGATTACAGGTTTGAGAGCGGAGCAATCAGAGAATAGAAGTGACTTGAACTTTTTTGAATATGATGCCCATTTTGATATTATCAAATTCAATCCATTGCTGAAATGGACATTAAAAGAAGTGGAAGAGTATTTAGAAAAGAATAACGTACCTCAAAACAGTTTGCATAAACAAGGTTTTGTAAGCATTGGTTGTGCGCCTTGTACTCGTGCTATTTTGCCGGGTGAAGACATCAGAGCCGGAAGATGGTCTTGGGAATCAAGTCATAAAGAATGTGGGTTACACCAAAAATAG
- the cysD gene encoding sulfate adenylyltransferase subunit CysD has product MSSIVKTNALESEAIYIFREVISQFEKPVLLFSGGKDSITLVRLAQKAFFPAKIPFPLLHVDTGHNFPETIEFRDKLVAELGLELIVRNVQDAIDQGKVVEESGKYSSRNSLQTTTLLDAIEEFKFDACIGGARRDEEKARAKERIFSVRDDFGQWDEKNQRPELFDLLNGKIELGQNVRVFPISNWTELDVWSYIEQEGIEIPSIYFSHKRKVFLRDGLIWSHSPFVYQEEDEEIEERIVRFRTVGDMSCTAAVESYAATIQEVVGEIRSSTISERGARIDDKRSEAAMEKRKQQGYF; this is encoded by the coding sequence ATGAGTTCAATAGTAAAAACAAATGCTTTAGAAAGCGAAGCGATATATATTTTTAGAGAAGTAATTTCTCAATTTGAGAAACCGGTATTGCTTTTTTCAGGAGGAAAAGATTCCATTACATTAGTGCGTTTGGCGCAAAAAGCTTTTTTCCCAGCAAAAATTCCTTTTCCGTTGTTGCACGTCGATACAGGTCATAATTTTCCTGAGACGATTGAATTTAGAGATAAATTGGTAGCCGAATTAGGTTTGGAGTTAATTGTTCGTAACGTACAAGATGCTATTGACCAAGGAAAAGTAGTGGAAGAGTCAGGGAAGTATTCTAGTAGAAATAGCTTGCAAACCACCACGCTTTTGGACGCTATTGAAGAATTTAAATTTGACGCTTGTATTGGAGGAGCGCGAAGAGATGAAGAAAAAGCAAGAGCGAAAGAACGAATTTTTTCGGTACGTGATGATTTTGGTCAGTGGGATGAGAAAAACCAACGCCCTGAATTGTTTGATTTATTGAACGGAAAAATTGAGTTGGGTCAAAATGTTCGTGTTTTCCCAATTTCGAATTGGACAGAATTAGACGTTTGGAGTTATATTGAACAAGAAGGAATTGAAATTCCATCGATTTATTTTTCACACAAACGTAAAGTATTCTTGAGAGATGGATTGATTTGGTCACATTCACCATTTGTGTATCAAGAGGAAGATGAAGAAATTGAAGAACGAATTGTTCGTTTTAGAACGGTAGGAGATATGAGTTGTACGGCGGCTGTTGAATCGTATGCAGCTACTATTCAAGAAGTAGTGGGTGAGATTCGTTCCTCAACTATTTCTGAAAGAGGTGCTAGAATTGACGACAAACGTTCAGAAGCAGCGATGGAGAAAAGAAAACAACAAGGGTACTTTTAA